The following are encoded in a window of Poecile atricapillus isolate bPoeAtr1 chromosome 21, bPoeAtr1.hap1, whole genome shotgun sequence genomic DNA:
- the MRPS23 gene encoding small ribosomal subunit protein mS23, which produces MAGSRTHKIGSVFSRTRSLVRLGLLEKPLWLDVYAALPPLREPVYRVPRPRHGGARDRIAPILYREDSVRARFYKVYGNGPRPFDLTQLNFKSTCQRFVEKYNELKEEGKIEEEKLFEETGKALLASGILLQRRGVDKVAQQEQQGAGSRGPALQLQLQTVLEELQEKRKDGKEQPPELAGAQKENPCPS; this is translated from the exons ATGGCCGGGAGCCGCACGCACAAGATCGGGAGCGTGTTCAGCCG GACGCGGAGCCTGGTGCGCCTCGGGCTGCTGGAGAAGCCGCTGTGGCTGGACGTGTACGCCGCGCTGCCGCCGCTGCGGGAGCCCGTGTACCGAGTGCCGCGGCCGCGCCACGGCGGCGCCCGGGACCGGATCGCGCCCATCTTGTACCGGGAGGATTCGGTGCGAGC GAGGTTTTACAAAGTTTATGGCAACGGCCCCAGACCTTTCGACCTGACACAGTTAAACTTCAAATCTACTTGCCAGAG GTTTGTTGAGAAATACAATGAGctgaaggaagaagggaagattGAAGAGGAGAAGTTGTttgaagaaacaggaaaagccCTTTTAGCCAGTGGGATCCTTTTACAGAGAAGAGGAGTAGATAAA gtggcccagcaggagcagcagggtgcTGGATCCAGGggtcctgccctgcagctgcagctccaaacggtgctggaggagctgcaggagaagaggaaggacGGGAAGGAGCAGCCACCAGAGCTGGCAGGGGCACAGAAGGAGaatccctgtccctcctga
- the CUEDC1 gene encoding CUE domain-containing protein 1: MTSLFRRSSSGGGSSAQELNNSRPARQVRRLEFNQAMEDFKTMFPNMDYDIIECVLRANNGAVDATIDQLLQMNLDGSGCDDSSDSEDSIPPEILERTLEPDSSDEEPPPVYSPPAYESQALGSRYPRAPPTPPPRTDAPGPGSTAHYRNWNPPLLGNLPEDFLRILPQQTAGTQGSHSCRQPVPRGLGPRGQGSLEQERRWKQYLEDERIALFLQNEEFMKELQRNRDFLLALERDRLKYESKKSKSTSAAVSNDFGFSSVLSGDVAPSATSEAGGAVSDDALFRDKLKHMGKSTRKKLFELARAFSEKTKMRKSKRKHLLKHQVMGTAASTANLLDDVEGHAYDEDFQAQRQQLREEEETPKAGQ, from the exons ATGACCAGCCTGTTCCGCCggagcagcagcggcggcggctcctccGCCCAGGAGCTCAACAACAGCCGCCCCGCCAGGCAGGTGCGGCGCCTGGAGTTCAACCAGGCCATGGAGGACTTCAAGACCATGTTCCCCAACATGGACTACGACATCATCGAGTGCGTCTTGAGAGCCAACAATGGCGCCGTGGACGCCACCATCGACCAGCTTCTGCAGATGAACCTGGACGGCAGCGGCTGTGACGACAGCTCGGACTCGGAGGACAGCATCCCCCCCGAG ATCTTGGAGCGGACCCTGGAGCCGGACAGCTCGGACGAGGAGCCCCCTCCTGTGTATTCCCCTCCTGCCTACGAGAGCCAGGCCTTGGGCAGCCGCTACCCCCGTGCCCCACCCACGCCCCcgcccag GACAGACGCgcctggccctggcagcaccGCGCACTACAGGAACTGGAACCCCCCGCTCCTGGGCAACCTCCCCGAGGACTTCCTGCGCATCCTGCCCCAGCAGACGGCCGGCACACAG GGCTCCCACAGCTGCCGGCAGCCCGTGCCACGGGGGCTGGGCCCGCGGGGCCAGGgctccctggagcaggagcGGCGATGGAAGCAGTACCTGGAGGACGAGCGGATCGCGCTCTTCCTGCAGAATGAAGAGTTCATGAAGGAGCTCCAGAGGAACCGGGATTTCCTTCTCGCCCTGGAGAGAG atcGATTGAAATATGAGTCAAAAAAATCCAAGTCGAccagtgctgctgtcagcaACGACTTTGGTTTCTCCTCTGTATTATCAG GTGATGTAGCTCCCTCTGCGACCAGCGAGGCCGGCGGTGCCGTGTCCGACGATGCCTTATTCCGAGACAAACTCAAACACATGGGAAAAT CCACACGCAAGAAGCTGTTTGAACTCGCCAGAGCCTTCTCCGAGAAGACGAAGATGaggaaatcaaaaagaaaacacttgttGAAGCACCAGGT GATGGGGACAGCGGCTTCCACAGCAAATCTTCTGGATGACGTGGAAGGACATGCATATG ATGAAGATTTCCAAGCACAGCGGCAGCAGCtccgggaggaggaggagacgcCGAAGGCAGGGCAGTAA